Proteins encoded together in one Desulfotomaculum sp. window:
- a CDS encoding integrase, with protein sequence MCEFSFKGPFAEFIANHISLKRAIGYKFETDSESLMRFSIFTAEKYPDASTLTREIVLDWCAKKTYEAQATQCTRASTLRQLAIYMDNIGLNTYILPKGYYPAEKKYIPYIFTENELQRFFSATDQCHYVSECPYRHLVMPVFFRMIYACGLRPQEARLLKTEDVDLNDGILSIQHSKRDNSRLVPMSAALTALCRDYAVGISDSEWFFPGLNGKPMTAGNAYHNFRRFLWKADISHGGRGKGPRIYDFRHAWACHCLKKWVADGKDLTVYFPILKTYMGHDSFEDTAYYLRLTADVFPDITIRLEGCYPDIIPSLGGAVDAIH encoded by the coding sequence ATGTGTGAATTTTCTTTCAAAGGACCTTTTGCTGAATTTATCGCAAATCATATTTCGCTAAAACGGGCAATAGGTTACAAATTCGAAACGGATTCGGAAAGTTTGATGCGGTTTTCCATATTCACAGCTGAAAAATATCCCGATGCAAGCACCCTTACCCGAGAAATCGTTTTGGATTGGTGCGCAAAGAAAACTTATGAAGCACAAGCTACTCAATGCACAAGAGCATCCACGCTCCGGCAACTTGCTATTTATATGGATAACATTGGCCTTAACACATATATCCTGCCGAAAGGCTATTATCCTGCTGAGAAGAAGTATATTCCGTATATCTTCACCGAGAATGAGCTTCAGCGCTTTTTTAGCGCCACAGATCAATGCCATTATGTCAGCGAATGCCCTTACAGGCATTTGGTTATGCCGGTGTTCTTCAGGATGATTTATGCCTGTGGACTTCGCCCGCAGGAGGCAAGGCTGCTGAAAACGGAAGACGTTGACCTTAACGATGGAATATTGTCCATTCAACACTCAAAAAGGGATAACAGCAGACTTGTACCGATGTCAGCCGCTCTTACAGCCCTTTGTCGCGACTATGCTGTCGGAATAAGTGACAGCGAATGGTTTTTCCCCGGACTTAACGGCAAACCAATGACAGCAGGAAATGCATACCATAACTTCAGACGTTTTTTGTGGAAAGCAGACATCTCACATGGAGGGCGTGGGAAAGGCCCAAGAATATACGATTTTCGCCATGCCTGGGCCTGCCATTGCCTAAAAAAGTGGGTTGCCGACGGGAAAGATCTCACAGTATATTTTCCGATTTTGAAAACATATATGGGACACGATTCCTTTGAGGACACGGCATATTATCTGAGACTCACCGCCGATGTTTTTCCGGATATCACCATCAGACTGGAAGGGTGCTATCCAGACATCATCCCTTCTCTGGGAGGTGCAGTTGATGCAATCCACTGA